The Cryptomeria japonica chromosome 9, Sugi_1.0, whole genome shotgun sequence DNA segment TAAATTAACAAATTACTTATCCTTATATACATTCTATTAATAATTATTACTTCAATTTCATTTACATATATTTCTCtaaattgacaaaaaaattgaaCATTTAAATATTTCTTACTATGATCATGTTGCATTTAACAACAATTAACATACACCACTGATTTCAcacatatataatttttaataatgatttatattttattcaacttaattaaaaataaaaaataaaaaatattaatatcacaTCTTACACATTAACTGAATATATGataagaaaatattgaagatatATATACTTTACAAATTTACAAATTCAAAATATGAACTTATCAATTTTAAATAATGTAAATCATTCTTAAATTTACTATTAAAAATATATTCCACTTAATAAAAAGTGAAATATTATTTATAATCTAACATATAAGTCAAATATATATTGTTTCAAAACAAAAaatcttcatcttcaaattttaattaaataaaaataattatatattttattactatattTTTCATTCAAAATACATAATGTAAAAATACAAATTTCAAAGAATAATATCAAACCCCAAAAAATGTAATAATAAATTAATACATACACCATATATCTAAATTAATGATGTAATATATAattcacatatacatacatattcatcTTATTCAAATTCTTTTCCTACCAATCTCTCATTCCTACTAGCATAAATATATCTTctataatctatataaaatacgtcTAAATATATATTGAGGTTTAATCTTTATATATACCTATAGAACTTCAGTAAAATCTTTCATTCAACGATGAAAAACAACGGACATCTGCTTTGACACGGCGGTAGCAGAGAATAACTCTGCCAGTAAAGACCCCGATAATACTTGGCGGCGGATAAAAACCAGTGAAAGTATGGACGCATGAGATCATTCTGATCGTTTTGCATCCATTTTCCTGCAGTGCACGCCGTTGATGATAAAAAATAGATTGTCTATTTCAGGTAAAGGAAAGGGAAAACGGAAAAAATTACTAAAATAGGGTAATTAAGGTTAGGGAACAAGCAGACAAAAGTTTGGAATCTAAGAAAACGCTGAGTGGAAGTAATTTCTATCTTACTAAACACCGAGTACACGGATATATAATGGCAAGGAAGATAGAGAGGTGGCCTGTGGTTCTATCTCAAGCTTGCGATTATCATCTCCAAGCCTGCTAGTGTTCTGTAAATCCATATTTCCCAAATTCCCACATACACAATCTAGCTGTTTTGAAATTGTATGGCAATGGCGGCAACAGGGCTGCACTCTGCGCTGACAGTAGGGAAAGCGCCGACTCATACTTCGTCTGCTTACATTCCAAATGCAATGGTAATTAGAGGAAGCAGAGGACGAAGACATTCAATTAGAATTGCGATCCGCGCAGAAGCCCCTGATGCGACCGTGGCGGATAGAAGTGGAAGCATCATCAGCGCCCCCTCAGAAACGAAAGGTAACGACCCAATTTATCAGTATCTTAATAGGGATTACAAGTGGGGGTTTGTGTCCGATATAGAATCCGAGTCCATACCCAAAGGGCTGTCCGAGGATACTGTGAGGATGATTTCTGCTAAAAAGAATGAGCCTCCATGGTTGTTGCAATTCAGGCTAAATGCTTACAGACAGTGGCTGAAAATGACCGAGCCTAAATGGTCTGATAATACTTATCCCCTTATTAACTTCCAAAACTATTGTTATTACTCTGCGCCCAAGCAGAAAGAGCAGAAGCAGAGCCTGGATGAGGTAGATCCTCAGCTCCTTGAGACTTTTCAGAAACTGGGGATCCCTCTGACTGAGCAGAAGCGACTGGCTAATGTTGCCGTGGATGCGGTTTTTGACAGTGTTTCCATCGCTACAACACACAGGAAAACCCTTGAGGCTGCAGGGGTTATTTTCTGTTCAATCTCTGAGGCAGTCCATCAGTACCCTGATCTCGTTAAGAAGTATTTGGGTAGAGTTGTACCCCCTGCCGATAACTTTTATGCTGCCCTCAATTCTGCAGTTTTTAGTGATGGGTCCTTTTGTTACATTCCTAAGGACACTGTGTCCCCCATGGAGATTTCTACTTATTTTAGGATCAATTCCATGGAGACCGGTCAGTTTGAGAGGACCCTTATCGTGGCCGATGAGAGGAGTTATGTGGGTTATCTAGAGGGATGCACTGCACCTTCCTACGATACCAACCAGCTTCATGCTGCAGTTGTGGAGCTATATTGTGCCGAGGGTGCTGAAATTAAATACTCCACTGTGCAGAATTGGTATGCCGGAGATGAAAATGGGAAGGGTGGGATTTACAATTTTGTAACTAAGAGGGGTTTATGTGATGGCAACAAGTCCAAGATATCCTGGACCCAAGTCGAGACGGGTTCTGCAATCACTTGGAAGTATCCCAGTGTGATTTTGAAAGGAGATGATAGCATTGGAGAATTCTATTCTGTGGCCCTCACAAATAACTATCAACAGGCAGATACTGGGTCAAAGATGATTCATGTAGGAAAGAATTCAAGGAGCAGGATCGTTTCGAAAGGTATCTCTGCTGGCAATTCAAGAAATTGCTACAGGGGACTGGTGCAAATACAGCCATCTGCTCACAACTCCAGAAACTTTTCACAGTGTGATTCTATGCTCATTGGTGATGAGGCAGCTGCAAATACCTACCCTTATATTCAGGTACGCCTCACATTTCTGCTGTTAGAAAATGTAAACATTACTGAATATTTAGTCATGGCACTCACTAGTTATGTTTAGCGCATGCCACTGGACACCCTTTCAAACTTGGTATGGGTTAATCTTTTAGACTTTTTATAAATCAGCTTTGGCTTTATGCAGGCTGGAAAGAAATCCACAAACAATCCATAGACAAACTCTAAAAATGCTTTGCGgactttttaatttattttttggcaCAATTATGTCTCCCACGATCGATATGTCTTGGGTATGGGTGGGCTAGGCTAGAGCAATTCAATCATCATTATCATGATTAGGTGCTCTGATGCAGACACTTCTTAATGTCTGGTCTGCAATTTGTTAAGCTCCTTTAGATAAAAAATAAACAcagcagattaaaaagaacaagacagaaaGAACATACCACACTCAATAACTATCCTTTGAAAAAAGAGAGCAATTACATGAGATCTGATTTATCTTATTACAGCATAGTTTTTATCTCCTAAATCTCCATTGTGCAAACATGCATTCCTGGAAATACAAAGTAGAAGAACCCCTCTAGGTTGCAGCCCTAAGGCAGTGAATATCTTCATTCTTAGGAAAAAAAGATATCTATTTGAAAGGTGCTGTCACCAGCCATCATAGTGAGTGGTGGGAAAAGGTATGCATGAAGTCACCGTCCTCCCATATAACCCTGTTTCCCTTATCTATTCTCAATATTTCATTTTGTTTGCTTTTTACTACATGCCTTCTATTTGCTTTTTGGAAAGATTCCCTATCCACTTGCTTAAAGATTCCTTATCCACTTGCTTTATGCTTCTAACTTTTGTTAATCTTGCACTTTTGTGCTTGTAGAATTCGGGTGATTTGGGAGAAATGGGCAAATCATAGACTAGATGGACGTATTCATTACCTTCTCTACAATGGAAGGGAATGCATTCATGGTCCAATGGTTTCACTCATTCAATGTCCTTTGATTGAATAGCAATGGTGTTTGGAAGGGGATGATCTAGGCATACACACACCCTTTCACAAGTGATGGTCCCTCTACCTCTTGTAGCTTTTGTTGCTAGAATGATTTTACTAATAAAATTCCCAATGCTTTCGAAAACATTCACAAATTGTACATTTGTGTAATGTCCCTTTCCTATATTACCTTGTAATTTGCCCTAAATTCACAAAATCCAAATGAAATAGGGAACATAACTTAGTTAGAGAGATAATCCTTACCTAAGAATAGAATGAGGTAAGTCTGTTTTGAAAACCTCTAACCAAGTTAGataataatgtagacataatacATATAATATAACCATCTCTAGCGTTAAAGGAGAAACACACTTATTGCACATAAATCCAAATGATCTCATAGGCTCAACCATAACGAGGATGGAGATAGGATGGTCATGATGAGGTGCCCTAAATATCTCCggccctaggcccaagagcagaaaccctgtccctcttggcctcatgtggtccttaaccatGCTCACGAGGTGGCATACGTAGCGGAGCCTGTACACCGTTCCCCTCCATCATGCCATTCTTTTCTCCCCTTATGATTGAGGATCCGCTTTCTTTTCTACCTCAATAACTAACCCCTATAGGGTTTGGAGGGAAGATTGCAATAGGGTGCCCTTGACTCAATACTAGgctataatgtccccactttgaaatagaatttattggcaaatattaataataaaaataaaattcacaagaataaaaataaaattaaaattaaaatataaaagaatatattaaatataattaaaatttaattaagttaatgaatgatcaaaagacatggactgaaagttgtgactccctcaacatgaaatataaaagggagaagagtacctcatttgagaggggataatttgggaatcagaagtgcagatatgatttaaataagaagtgcagatctgattgtgaaaggttgtgtccctttcaaagggtaaaATTAATGATgagttacactctttcaaaggTTGCCAATGGTGAAAGGGCATgactcttgccaaagggcatacatgatgaagagttgtgacctctccctcacattgagagatataaagaaaaggAACCAAAAGCCTCCAGTGGTATCACCATCTATCagagatcagatcagaactgttattaagttacaggtagtaacatctttgttcttggtggtgtgcacggggatgtgcttaatatatgacacctgaatgttcttatgcagaatttaatagtaatagtaatatagactgcaatatgtatgacagtgtaGTAATGCCTTTCTATCACTAACTGTTCATAGTATGATTAAGTAAATTATATGATGGAGTCTGTAACACCTTTCAATCTCACCATTCAATTATGGAGGGAGAATACAAGGAAGCAAGAGCACTAGGCTCCAGCAGGTATGCCAACCCCAAGTGTGGGCCAAGAGGCCAAGTTGATGAGGCCCTTGAtgctcttgggcttgttggagagggaTAGGCTTGAGGCACCTTGTATGATTCTCCTTAAGCTCCATATGAGGATAGGTGTAGGGAGAGAAAGGGTTATTGAATCCTTCATATACACTTTGCGATATATTAAGAATGACGAATATATGCTCTATCATGACATAATGGAAATGTTGTCTAATTTGTTGTGCAGGTTTTGGACCAAGCTTTAGTTGACATTAGTGTCCTATTGTTCTTTCTATGTACTAAAATTGTGATTCTAGGACagaatataagagggtcccattaggggacattacataggcCCAAGGTTAGGATTTTATCCTCCTTGTTCTCATGTGGTCCTTAACGGATGGTCcttaaccatcatcatgaggtggccTCATGctcctgttgatgtgtgttttatgtacaatcgaacacagaataaaataccaaggtatcttatcctctcttgaacaaaatcttcccaAATGCTAAACTACTTGTTcaattggaagactccaaggttaTGAAATGTCAGGACTTGactcgtggataagctcaatggttgatgtgatattgttggaattACAAGGGAACTTACATTGTacatgaatgctgctggatcttgGACATTGCTGGAATATGGGATTAATTCATCTAACAAAGAATgatcaaaaggaaagggtttagggagtctaatctaatcctaaaaATGTAGGATGTAGTGGATGACTTGGTCAGATTCTACTAGACTTTGCTTTAACATCAATGAACAACTAcacaaagctagtgcaatcttttaataccatcaaggcaatgcataccaatggacttgtaataattgaagttaagttcacGTAAAATtctagttgaccatgcaaggcaaacttacaattagcaagaagctagtggtatggattaaatgaATTTCACCACTAATCATCCACAAAATCTTCCATTCatttaatcaacatgaaagcaaatgagaattggaaaccatgcaacttgttgaacaacacatttcaccatatcttcaatgaaaagagtatattcatttacaagccttagcaacaatttcttcttctcctactctactctactctaacttctaATCTACCTACTCTCCTAATCTCTAGCTCttcatgtaatgtccctactttgaaatataatttaataataaataattaaaaaaaaattaaaatacaaatgaataaatataaaaattaaattaaaataaaaataaaaattaaatataattaaaatttaattaaaattaatgaatggtcaaaaggcatgaaatgataagttgtgactccctcaaatgtgagatataaaagggagaagagaacctcatttgagggggggagaatttggaaaatgagaagtgcagatttgattgtggaaagttgtgtccctttcaaagcgcagaaagaatgaagagttgcactctttcaaagggtgctaatggtgaaagggcgtgtctattgccaaaggacatacatgatgaagaggtgtgacctctccctcacattgagagatataaagggaaggaatcaaaagcatctagtgacatcaccatggatcagatgaGATCAAAACTGTTATTAAGTTGTAggtagtaacatccttgttcttggtggtatgcatggggatgcgcttaataagtatgcttaatatatgaagtccactaatgttcttatgtagaattaatagtaatattaatatagactgcaatatgtatgacaatcatacaTACAAAATTAGTATACTTacagtct contains these protein-coding regions:
- the LOC131074496 gene encoding uncharacterized protein LOC131074496; amino-acid sequence: MAMAATGLHSALTVGKAPTHTSSAYIPNAMVIRGSRGRRHSIRIAIRAEAPDATVADRSGSIISAPSETKGNDPIYQYLNRDYKWGFVSDIESESIPKGLSEDTVRMISAKKNEPPWLLQFRLNAYRQWLKMTEPKWSDNTYPLINFQNYCYYSAPKQKEQKQSLDEVDPQLLETFQKLGIPLTEQKRLANVAVDAVFDSVSIATTHRKTLEAAGVIFCSISEAVHQYPDLVKKYLGRVVPPADNFYAALNSAVFSDGSFCYIPKDTVSPMEISTYFRINSMETGQFERTLIVADERSYVGYLEGCTAPSYDTNQLHAAVVELYCAEGAEIKYSTVQNWYAGDENGKGGIYNFVTKRGLCDGNKSKISWTQVETGSAITWKYPSVILKGDDSIGEFYSVALTNNYQQADTGSKMIHVGKNSRSRIVSKGISAGNSRNCYRGLVQIQPSAHNSRNFSQCDSMLIGDEAAANTYPYIQVKDPTARVEHEASTSKIGEDQLFYFQQRGIDPEKAVAAIIGGFCRDVFNELPLEFAAEVNQLMSLKLEGSVG